In Perognathus longimembris pacificus isolate PPM17 chromosome 3, ASM2315922v1, whole genome shotgun sequence, a single window of DNA contains:
- the Mrpl57 gene encoding ribosomal protein 63, mitochondrial, which translates to MYLTALLRRGRIPGRMWIGKHRRPRFVTLEAKQRMIRRLEIESENHYWLSMPYLTAAQEYGHAAERRAKAFEAIKAAATSKFPPHRYVADQLSHLNVTKKWSS; encoded by the coding sequence ATGTACCTTACGGCTCTGCTCCGCCGCGGTCGCATTCCGGGCCGAATGTGGATCGGGAAGCACCGGCGGCCGCGGTTCGTGACCTTGGAGGCGAAGCAGAGAATGATCCGTCGCCTGGAGATCGAGAGCGAGAACCACTACTGGCTGAGCATGCCTTACCTGACGGCGGCGCAGGAGTACGGCCACGCCGCCGAGCGCAGGGCCAAGGCCTTTGAGGCCATCAAGGCGGCCGCCACCTCCAAGTTTCCTCCGCATAGATACGTCGCAGACCAGCTCAGCCATCTCAACGTCACCAAGAAATGGTCCTCTTAA